The uncultured Desulfobulbus sp. genome window below encodes:
- the tsaA gene encoding tRNA (N6-threonylcarbamoyladenosine(37)-N6)-methyltransferase TrmO gives MQKIQIPQLVCIGVVHGDITDLEQAPKNYTISDHTGFLEINPQYQEAMDGITAGMTIVVLFWLHESSRDILKVYPRGDKSRGLSGVFATRSPVRPNPIALSELRVLSVRGNRIEVQGLDVLDQTPILDIKKKVSSTD, from the coding sequence ATGCAAAAAATCCAAATCCCCCAACTTGTCTGCATTGGTGTCGTTCACGGCGACATCACCGATCTTGAACAGGCACCCAAGAATTATACAATATCCGATCACACCGGATTCCTTGAAATCAATCCTCAATACCAGGAGGCCATGGACGGGATCACAGCCGGCATGACCATCGTGGTTCTCTTCTGGCTCCACGAATCTTCCCGCGATATTCTCAAGGTTTATCCCCGGGGGGATAAGAGCCGGGGCCTGAGCGGTGTTTTTGCCACCCGTAGCCCAGTGCGCCCCAACCCCATCGCCCTCTCTGAGCTGAGAGTACTTTCGGTTAGGGGAAACCGCATCGAAGTTCAAGGACTCGATGTCCTGGACCAGACCCCTATCCTTGATATCAAAAAGAAAGTCTCCTCTACGGACTGA
- a CDS encoding MFS transporter → MEQQPAKSATMILLTVCIAQFMAPFMLTSIGVALPSMGRDLGASAMQIGLVEQTYVLSLAMFMLTFGRLGDIVGQRIMFLVGLAIFTCFTCILGFSANIYAVIFLRFFQGIGAATMLSGSMALVAAAFPPALRARKIGLVSACTYVGLSTGPVIGGYITEHFGWRHVFLAPVPIGVAAVLVCLLGMREMEKNASGERMDWFGSLVYGLSVGCIMTGAAHAGGSVVGLPLLLAGTIGLGLFLLVEKRSDSPLLDVHLLSHNRFFTLSSLAALGNYAATFGVVFFMSLFLQYAKGLSAREAGFILLLQPLMQVVTSPISGRLADRIAISKLATTGMLISAVGLLLASITLSTATPLWLVGLELMLIGAGFGIFITPNSTAIMDSVPRRQFGVASGMIGAMRTLGMATSMTTITVVFSLFMGDQAVTDANLDQFIHSMRTALVLFSGFSCLGVILSLSRGTRKQSF, encoded by the coding sequence ATGGAACAACAACCTGCAAAATCAGCGACCATGATACTGCTGACTGTCTGTATTGCCCAGTTCATGGCACCGTTCATGCTCACCTCCATTGGTGTCGCCCTGCCCTCAATGGGGCGTGATCTTGGCGCCTCGGCCATGCAGATCGGTCTGGTTGAACAGACCTATGTCCTTTCCCTGGCCATGTTCATGCTTACCTTTGGTCGTCTGGGAGATATTGTCGGTCAACGGATTATGTTTCTTGTTGGCCTGGCCATTTTTACATGTTTTACCTGCATTCTTGGCTTTAGTGCCAATATCTATGCTGTAATCTTTCTTCGCTTTTTTCAGGGGATTGGAGCCGCAACCATGCTGTCGGGGAGTATGGCCCTGGTGGCAGCCGCTTTTCCTCCGGCTTTGCGCGCCCGCAAGATCGGCCTGGTCTCAGCCTGCACCTATGTGGGGCTTTCGACCGGACCTGTCATCGGTGGTTATATCACGGAGCATTTTGGCTGGCGTCACGTTTTTCTGGCCCCTGTACCCATTGGTGTTGCGGCCGTCCTCGTCTGCCTGTTGGGCATGCGCGAGATGGAAAAAAATGCCTCGGGCGAACGAATGGACTGGTTCGGCAGCCTGGTTTATGGGCTGAGTGTCGGCTGCATCATGACCGGGGCCGCCCATGCAGGGGGAAGCGTTGTCGGTTTGCCCCTGTTGTTGGCGGGAACGATCGGCTTAGGACTTTTTCTTCTTGTGGAGAAGCGCAGCGACAGTCCGCTGCTTGATGTACACCTTCTCTCGCACAATCGGTTTTTTACCCTCAGTTCCCTGGCGGCATTAGGCAACTACGCGGCCACCTTTGGCGTGGTCTTTTTTATGAGTCTTTTTTTGCAGTATGCCAAGGGACTCAGTGCTCGCGAGGCAGGATTCATTCTGCTCCTCCAGCCCCTGATGCAGGTGGTGACCTCACCGATTTCCGGGCGTCTGGCAGATCGTATTGCAATCTCCAAGCTCGCCACCACTGGTATGCTGATCAGTGCTGTTGGGCTGCTGCTTGCCTCCATTACCCTGAGTACCGCAACACCCCTCTGGCTGGTTGGGCTGGAGCTCATGCTCATCGGTGCCGGGTTCGGTATATTTATCACCCCGAATTCCACGGCTATCATGGACAGCGTCCCCCGTCGTCAGTTCGGCGTGGCTTCGGGGATGATCGGGGCCATGCGTACCCTGGGCATGGCCACCAGCATGACCACGATTACCGTTGTCTTTTCCCTGTTTATGGGGGATCAAGCGGTCACCGACGCCAATCTGGACCAGTTTATCCACAGCATGCGGACTGCCCTGGTGCTGTTTTCCGGTTTTTCCTGCCTAGGAGTTATTCTTTCGCTGAGCCGTGGAACCCGTAAGCAGAGCTTCTGA
- a CDS encoding YchE family NAAT transporter, giving the protein MDVGTFNEYLKFFVAMVAVVNPVGMIPVFINLTANQEVSERNKTGTVSALSVGIILLAVLFSGEAILRFFGISVGSFRVGGGILILLMAISMLNAKMSNIRQTKEEELDSAERESVAVVPLATPLLAGPGAISTVILYAQRHHAPLHHLYLSLAILALAALTALLMRMAPHISQWLGKTGINIVTRLMGLVMAAMGVEFIAHGLKQLFPLLAQG; this is encoded by the coding sequence ATGGATGTAGGAACTTTCAATGAATACCTCAAATTTTTTGTTGCCATGGTAGCGGTGGTCAACCCGGTGGGGATGATTCCGGTGTTCATCAACCTCACGGCCAATCAGGAAGTCAGCGAGCGCAACAAAACCGGAACCGTCAGCGCGCTTTCCGTGGGGATTATCTTATTGGCGGTGCTTTTCAGTGGTGAAGCCATTCTCCGCTTCTTTGGTATCTCGGTCGGATCCTTCCGCGTTGGCGGCGGTATTCTCATCCTGCTGATGGCTATTTCCATGCTCAATGCGAAGATGAGCAACATTCGTCAAACCAAAGAGGAAGAGTTGGACTCCGCCGAACGGGAGAGCGTAGCGGTAGTCCCCCTGGCCACCCCTCTGCTGGCTGGCCCAGGTGCGATCAGTACGGTGATCCTCTATGCCCAGCGTCACCACGCGCCTCTGCACCACCTCTACCTCAGTCTGGCGATCCTTGCCCTTGCCGCCCTCACGGCACTGCTCATGCGAATGGCTCCCCATATCAGTCAATGGCTCGGCAAGACCGGTATCAACATTGTGACCCGATTGATGGGCCTGGTCATGGCCGCCATGGGCGTGGAATTCATTGCCCACGGCTTGAAACAACTGTTCCCTCTCCTGGCCCAGGGCTAA
- the pap gene encoding polyphosphate:AMP phosphotransferase — MFESAELGHKVKKSVYEDEVPALREALLTAQMELAQSGAFQVIILIGGLDGAGRGATVNLLNEWMDPRHIQTHGMGEPSDEELDRPMMWRFWMAMPPKGKIGVFLGSWYTWPILNRVYGKTDTADLEQSLGRAKRLEKMLVDEGALILKFWLHLSKKQQKKRFTELEKNPLTRWKVTKRDWKRYKQYDVFREVHENVIRHTSTAEAPWLIVEGEDARYRNLTVGKILLKSLQERLAMAQSPVTKPLSPPWMPPIDNLHLLKTLDMSQTLEKKEYKAQLQKYQARLAELTRDPKFKYMSVIAVFEGNDAAGKGGSVRRITQALDARFYQVIPIAAPTEEERAQPYLWRFWRHLPRKGRVTIFDRSWYGRVLVERVEEFCAEADWMRAYSEINDFEAQMVRHNLLVVKFWLAITKDEQLRRFKDREKTAFKTFKITDEDWRNREKWELYEQAVCDMVDRTSTLLAPWTLVAANSKYCARLQVLKTLCDRIETKLKELNESGVNYLDTEKK, encoded by the coding sequence ATGTTTGAATCAGCTGAACTAGGACACAAGGTCAAAAAATCAGTCTATGAAGACGAGGTGCCTGCCCTGCGTGAGGCCCTGCTCACAGCACAGATGGAGTTGGCCCAATCAGGCGCCTTTCAGGTGATTATTCTCATCGGTGGCCTGGATGGCGCCGGACGCGGGGCCACGGTCAACCTGCTCAACGAATGGATGGATCCACGCCATATTCAGACCCATGGTATGGGTGAGCCCTCAGATGAAGAGCTGGATCGTCCTATGATGTGGCGATTCTGGATGGCCATGCCTCCCAAGGGAAAAATCGGGGTCTTTTTAGGTTCCTGGTATACCTGGCCTATTCTGAACCGGGTTTATGGCAAGACCGATACCGCGGATCTAGAACAGAGCCTGGGCCGTGCCAAACGGCTGGAAAAGATGCTGGTGGATGAGGGGGCGCTGATCCTCAAATTCTGGCTCCATCTCTCGAAAAAGCAACAAAAGAAACGGTTTACTGAACTGGAAAAAAATCCGCTGACACGTTGGAAGGTCACCAAGCGCGACTGGAAACGCTATAAACAGTATGACGTTTTTCGCGAGGTCCACGAAAACGTCATTCGCCATACCAGCACAGCAGAGGCCCCCTGGCTGATTGTCGAGGGTGAGGATGCCCGCTACCGTAATCTGACGGTGGGAAAAATACTGCTCAAGTCCCTGCAGGAACGTCTTGCCATGGCACAATCCCCAGTCACCAAGCCTCTAAGTCCCCCGTGGATGCCCCCCATTGACAATCTCCACCTGCTCAAAACCCTGGACATGAGCCAGACGCTGGAGAAAAAGGAGTACAAGGCGCAGCTGCAGAAATACCAGGCTCGCCTGGCCGAGCTCACCCGGGATCCCAAATTTAAGTATATGTCGGTTATTGCCGTCTTTGAAGGGAACGACGCTGCGGGTAAAGGGGGAAGTGTCCGCCGAATCACCCAAGCCTTGGACGCCCGTTTTTACCAGGTAATCCCTATCGCAGCGCCAACCGAAGAGGAACGGGCTCAGCCCTACCTCTGGCGTTTCTGGCGCCACCTGCCCCGCAAGGGACGAGTCACCATCTTTGATCGCTCCTGGTACGGTCGCGTTCTCGTTGAGCGGGTCGAAGAATTTTGTGCCGAAGCGGACTGGATGCGGGCCTACAGTGAAATCAACGATTTTGAAGCACAGATGGTCCGCCACAACCTGCTGGTGGTCAAATTTTGGTTGGCCATCACCAAGGATGAACAGTTACGTCGCTTCAAAGACCGTGAAAAAACAGCCTTCAAGACCTTTAAAATCACGGATGAAGATTGGCGCAATCGGGAAAAGTGGGAACTCTATGAGCAGGCAGTCTGTGATATGGTCGACAGAACCAGCACCCTTTTGGCCCCATGGACCCTGGTGGCGGCCAACAGCAAGTATTGTGCTCGCCTGCAGGTGCTGAAGACCCTCTGTGACCGGATCGAGACCAAGCTCAAAGAACTCAATGAGTCGGGGGTGAACTATCTGGATACAGAGAAAAAATAG